From the Bombus huntii isolate Logan2020A chromosome 4, iyBomHunt1.1, whole genome shotgun sequence genome, the window ttgtatttttgttacatttactattttattaaaatcactATTAGTGCTAAATGTTaagaagtaaaatatatttgtcttACGTTATACTTTAATAAAAGGCACACATGATGTCCTTTCAAAGAATGTCCATATAAAGATGCAGTATCATTGATTTGTTCCACAAGTGTAAGGTTACATTTacaacaaattaaatttaaaataacatcAAAATCTTGAGAAAGGACAATTTCTTTCCTAACTTTGTATACAAGTTGACCACTTTTAAGTAATTCTGTTAATATATCCTTATGTGAAAGATGGCCGACCATAAATTTACTGCAAGTTAAATGCATAGTAAAGTCAAGTTTCTCTTGCAATGTACTTTCTTTGCTTTCTAACATATATGTAAGCGTGCCTCTCAACCTCTGAGCAAATGTTACATCTGAGATTAAAATAGTAAACTGTGTTTCTTTGCTGGTTTGTGGAGACAGTTGAAATGGCAGTTTTAtaccaaattcatctccaATCTGAAAGAATAgcatatttattaaaattaattctttattttgttgCCACGCAAGTTAAATATCGTACATAACGTAAGAAATAGCAATTATCAaagtaagaaataatataCTCAGTTGTAAAATTATACAGTTTTTGCTTTGTTTCTTCATTGTACATATTAACTTACATTTCTCATTAATCTCAATGACGATGTATCTGGAACATCAAAAACTAATTCCTTTACAAGCTTCTGACAATTATTCGTAATGAGTATTGACGCAACTAATTTATTTGACTCGTGAGGAACTTGTTTCAATTCGTATGCTATAGATAGCACTTTATTTTTAGCTAATTCTTCATACGAAGTAACTGGTTCTAAAATTGTATTATCTtcagaatttgaaaaattatatcttAAATCTGGTAATATTTCTTTAGACGGTGTCGAGATTCCAGCGGTTTCTTCATAATCTGAAGATTTTTTTAaagattcttttttaattttcgatCTTTTTGATTTTCTATGCTTCGAGTCCTCGTCCGTTTTTTTATGCTTTTCTTGACTTTTTGACTTCTTGCGTTTAGCATCTTTCCATTCTGATTCCTTTTCACTGAAAACCTCCGTATACTCATTAGCAACAGGTGGCTGAATATTTCCTGTGGAagtattattttctaaccacatATCAGTAAGTTGTAACTGATTGTCATAATGTTTTCCTTTAACTTCTTTAACTTTCTTCTTTGATTTTTTATGCCCctaataaacaaaatataataaaactatatttaattttgaacTAATAActtctttattaaaaataaaatgtatatttaatatattataactttttaaacaaaagaagaaacatattactttttcctttttctttcctttagATTCAGTAGTTTCTTGaactaaattattttcattaactCTATGTTCTGAAACAGGTAATCTTTCATCATCCCTCAAAGGTAGATCCAAATCAATATTTAAGGCTCTATGTGGGTCATTTACATCCACATGGTCATAGTCGTCGCTATCACTTAATTCTGCACCTGGTGGTAATTCACCAATCCCAGTATTCACCACTTGAATAGGATAAATATCATCCTGTTCATCTTCTGAAGTAGGCTTTTTACCTAAAGATTGTAATGTTTACAGTTTAAgataatataattatcatGAACGCATATATATGCAAGATTTAAACATACTTTTCTtagtcttcttcttcttcttgccATGTACTTTGTATCTTTTATGATTATtcgtaatttttaaagaaactgGAATATCTAATTCCGTTACAGGAATGTTTTCAAACTCCTCATAAATATTTGATGAGTTATGATATGATGTGGAATTCTTAAATGTGCCTTTTAAATAATGTGGATTGTTTTGTTGTTCTAATTTTCTAGCTTCACGTCGTTTTTGAAGTTCCTCTGCTGATGGTTCATTAAATTCTCGTTTAGGATAGGAATCGTTCATTTTCTCCGTCTTAACGAAAATATCATTCATATCTTGATCTTCTGAATCTGAACTTTCTGATGGTGGATCATTGATCCATGAATCTAAATCCAGATCCTCAGGAATTGGCACCTAAACAAAGtaagataatgtatataaataataataattattattttttagtttatttctggtaacaataaaaaaaaacaaacatctaatattaatttgaaCATTACATTCAATACATAAAATgtgtgaaaaaaatataaaaaatcaatacacaggaaattaataacaatgatatgattttataaaatgtgtTTTTCGAAAcaaatgaagaaaatattgactaataaaattatatgaaaacatataaataataattacctTTCTTTGTGCTTTTGGCGCAACAGGATTAAGCTCTCCTTCAAATGCTTCCATTAATTCTTCTGCCAAACCAggactttcttttaaacaTTCAAGTAAAACCAATACAGAACTAGACCTTTCTTGAACTTCTAAATCCCCACTGCATACAAATGCAGCTATTTTATCTTTCAGTgcaaaaatctataaaatacaacaaaatttatgtataattCTGAAATGAACATCATTTAATAcaatacataaataattagataaataataattttggtaCTTGTAGATTATTTTACCTGTTCCATAGTCTCTGTATCTCCATCTTTTACAGCTTCACATAATGTTGCTGTCGCaagttttaaaatattatgaacATAAACGGCTTGAATATGTCCTGGTAAACTGGAAGCTTGTGATCGTAACATTGATTGTAATGTTGCTATAGGATCTTCTAGTTCACTgttaatgtaatatattatcaaTTACATTTTAAACAGAAAAGTAATACAAGTCAGAAACTATATTATAGAATACCTAGAAAATTCTCCACAAATCCATGCAGCAGCGTATAAAACTTCAGACATTGTTGCTCTTGGTTGACCTGTTAAAAGGTATGAATTTTCTAGCAATAAGGCACATTGTTGAACTGCATATTTTCGTATAGCTTGGACACGAATTGCTACATCGAGTAATTGAGTTGCTACTAATGGTCCATGTTTGGTACCTTCCATTCTTGTAAGTTCAACCAATACAGATATATACCTATAAATGTggataaatattatgtaaatgtaaaatataatatattttaatgaatatgAACTTGGTGATCACTGTACCATTCAAAATAAGTAACAAATTGGTAATTATTCTGCGAACATATCTGAATAATTTTTGAGAGTAATTCATCTCTGTAAGCAGTGCCTTCAGCTTTATCCATATGCACCATTAACTTTTTAACTATCTccattaaattcttttttgaAACCATTCCATATAGTAAATCCAAGGCACGCAATCTTATACTTTCATCTTTATCATCCAAGCATTGCATTATAAGATCTTTGTGAGCTTGTACACTTTTTGGATgagtttttaaaattttcgaCATTGCTAACAATcccaaatattttaaattttgatcAGAATCTTCTATCAATATCCTcaatttttgaacacataacTGTATTGAATCAGAATGGTTTGGCATGCCagatgaaattgaaattaatacagCTATTACTGTATTTATACATTCATATAGTAGGGACATTGCAGATGTACTAAAAACCAGTAATATCATACAATTAGTATAACATTAcacgattataataattatataactaattaatcatttgaaaaattaaattgcaaaatacaataaattacataatttatcatttaggatttatttaatgacaaagaaatatgaatacaaaaacttaaaagaaaataaatatctaaataaattttccatgTTAGGagcattaaaatattaaactaaTCCGCAAGCAGTGAACAAACCTGCAAACCCAATATATTGGTTTACATTTAGACAAAAATACATGAAATACCTGTGTATCAAATTTGTAAGGGgttctattaattttttgcCAAGCCTAGGTTCTAGAGGTGTCAATGCGCCAAACTGGAAATATAATTGCAATCTAAGAAATATGATGATATTTAACATATGAATATTGCTAAACATAGTTTACACTTTACAATATGTAATGTAATCATTCGTGGATAcatattagaaataaatacaAGCTACTAATGCATACTACAGCTAATGTCtataatttactatattttgGTAACAAAGAGATGATCAACTAATATGAAAACCTTGAAATCAGGTCAATTAGTGGTTGAGTAAGTCGCCGACCCATTTTCGGCTCAATCAGTGTTATAGTGGAGAACTGAGCATGTGAAACAAGACCAATATTATTTGGCTCATGTTCAATgtatgtgtatacatatatatgtatggaTACAAATATTCATTAATTATAA encodes:
- the LOC126865071 gene encoding AP-3 complex subunit delta-1; this encodes MALRKVKGNFERMFDKNLTDLVRGIRNNKENEAKYIAQCIEEIKQELRQDNVAVKANAVAKLTYLQMLGYDISWAGFNIIEVMSSAKFTYKRIGYLAASQSFHADTELLMLTTNMIRKDLNSQNQYDAGLALSGLSCFISSDLARDLVNDIMTLLTSTKPYLRKKAVLMMYKVFLRFPEALRPAFPRLKEKLEDPDSGVQSAAVNVVCELARKNPKNYLSLAPVFFKLMTTSTNNWMLIKIIKLFGALTPLEPRLGKKLIEPLTNLIHSTSAMSLLYECINTVIAVLISISSGMPNHSDSIQLCVQKLRILIEDSDQNLKYLGLLAMSKILKTHPKSVQAHKDLIMQCLDDKDESIRLRALDLLYGMVSKKNLMEIVKKLMVHMDKAEGTAYRDELLSKIIQICSQNNYQFVTYFEWYISVLVELTRMEGTKHGPLVATQLLDVAIRVQAIRKYAVQQCALLLENSYLLTGQPRATMSEVLYAAAWICGEFSSELEDPIATLQSMLRSQASSLPGHIQAVYVHNILKLATATLCEAVKDGDTETMEQIFALKDKIAAFVCSGDLEVQERSSSVLVLLECLKESPGLAEELMEAFEGELNPVAPKAQRKVPIPEDLDLDSWINDPPSESSDSEDQDMNDIFVKTEKMNDSYPKREFNEPSAEELQKRREARKLEQQNNPHYLKGTFKNSTSYHNSSNIYEEFENIPVTELDIPVSLKITNNHKRYKVHGKKKKKTKKSKKPTSEDEQDDIYPIQVVNTGIGELPPGAELSDSDDYDHVDVNDPHRALNIDLDLPLRDDERLPVSEHRVNENNLVQETTESKGKKKEKGHKKSKKKVKEVKGKHYDNQLQLTDMWLENNTSTGNIQPPVANEYTEVFSEKESEWKDAKRKKSKSQEKHKKTDEDSKHRKSKRSKIKKESLKKSSDYEETAGISTPSKEILPDLRYNFSNSEDNTILEPVTSYEELAKNKVLSIAYELKQVPHESNKLVASILITNNCQKLVKELVFDVPDTSSLRLMRNIGDEFGIKLPFQLSPQTSKETQFTILISDVTFAQRLRGTLTYMLESKESTLQEKLDFTMHLTCSKFMVGHLSHKDILTELLKSGQLVYKVRKEIVLSQDFDVILNLICCKCNLTLVEQINDTASLYGHSLKGHHVCLLLKYNKSSGNLVIEGKGDNNTLLSGIGEEILRILT